A region from the Canis lupus baileyi chromosome 27, mCanLup2.hap1, whole genome shotgun sequence genome encodes:
- the LRCOL1 gene encoding leucine-rich colipase-like protein 1 produces MACAGHLVLLLLLLPTSMAWRTRIPFLSHKGIGEACEGHSECQSHCCVTNSLNPRTFCTSRTIFLKCLSWQKPNSHTCSEHSECQSNCCVTTNDSMKMFCKPKTIFLQCIPWRKPNGHDCTDHTECRSQCCIMPNEVSHHRCIPRSGLLAQCLPMW; encoded by the exons ATGGCGTGTGCTGGGCATCTGGTcttgctgctcctcctcctgcccacatCCATGGCCTGGAGGACCAGGATCCCGTTCCTGTCCCATAAG GGGATTGGGGAAGCCTGCGAGGGTCACTCAGAGTGCCAGAGCCACTGCTGCGTCACCAATAGCCTGAACCCGCGGACATTCTGCACTTCCAGGACCATCTTCCTCAAGTGCTTGTCCTGGCAGAAG CCCAATAGCCACACCTGCTCTGAGCATTCGGAGTGCCAGAGCAACTGCTGTGTCACCACCAATGACAGCATGAAGATGTTCTGCAAGCCCAAGACTATTTTCCTACAGTGTATACCTTGGCGCAAG CCCAACGGGCATGACTGCACTGACCACACTGAGTGCAGAAGCCAGTGCTGCATCATGCCGAATGAGGTCAGCCACCACCGGTGCATCCCCCGGAGTGGGCTCCTGGCCCAGTGCCTGCCCATG TGGTGA